Proteins encoded in a region of the Planococcus shixiaomingii genome:
- the rlmD gene encoding 23S rRNA (uracil(1939)-C(5))-methyltransferase RlmD, with translation MNEKPIFEEGQKFPLTIKRLGINGEGIGYFKRNVVFVQGALPGEEITAQVTSIKRNFAEARVLKLRKPSPHRQTPPCPIYETCGGCQLQHMTYEQQLVEKRDLVVQALERYLKGVNVPVEHTIGMEDPWHYRNKSQFQTRLKGTKVIAGLFAEGSHQLLDIEQCIVQHPDTTVITNAVKRILEELKMPIYDGKTMKGIIRTIVVRTGLETGEIQLVLITTRAKIPQKELLLEKLKQIDINLVSIVQNINKEKTSLIFGDETITLYGKDTIHEKLGELAFDLSARAFFQLNPVQTVKLYDEIKRAAELTGKESVVDAYCGVGTIGLWLADRAAELRGMDIIHESVVDAKSNAKQMGVTAKYVTGTAEKWLETWSNEGFVPDVLTVDPPRTGLGDSLLKTILKVKPKRFVYTSCNPSTLAKDLQQLTQIYRIEYIQPVDMFPQTAQVEAVTKLVLK, from the coding sequence TTGAACGAAAAACCTATCTTTGAAGAAGGACAGAAATTTCCTTTGACGATTAAACGGCTTGGCATCAACGGCGAAGGCATCGGCTATTTTAAGCGCAATGTTGTATTCGTCCAAGGTGCATTGCCAGGAGAAGAAATTACGGCCCAAGTGACAAGCATCAAGCGCAATTTTGCAGAAGCGCGGGTCTTGAAACTGCGGAAGCCTTCCCCCCACCGGCAAACGCCGCCTTGCCCAATTTACGAAACGTGCGGCGGCTGCCAATTGCAGCACATGACCTATGAACAGCAATTGGTTGAAAAACGCGATCTTGTCGTCCAGGCGCTTGAACGCTATTTAAAAGGCGTAAACGTTCCGGTCGAACATACAATCGGCATGGAAGATCCTTGGCATTACCGCAACAAATCCCAATTCCAGACGCGTTTAAAAGGAACGAAAGTAATTGCAGGCTTGTTTGCGGAAGGTTCGCACCAGCTTCTTGATATCGAGCAATGCATCGTCCAGCACCCGGATACAACCGTTATTACCAATGCCGTGAAACGCATTTTGGAAGAGTTGAAAATGCCGATCTACGATGGCAAGACGATGAAAGGAATCATCCGGACAATCGTTGTCCGTACCGGATTGGAAACGGGAGAAATTCAACTTGTCTTAATCACAACTCGCGCGAAGATTCCACAAAAAGAATTGCTGCTAGAAAAGCTGAAACAAATTGACATCAACTTAGTGTCGATTGTCCAAAACATCAATAAAGAAAAGACCTCATTGATTTTTGGAGACGAAACCATCACGCTTTACGGCAAAGACACCATTCATGAAAAACTCGGCGAACTGGCTTTTGATTTGTCAGCTCGCGCATTCTTCCAGCTGAATCCGGTTCAGACGGTGAAACTGTATGATGAAATTAAACGTGCAGCGGAACTTACCGGTAAGGAATCGGTTGTTGATGCTTATTGCGGCGTTGGCACCATCGGCTTATGGCTTGCTGATCGCGCAGCAGAACTCCGCGGCATGGATATCATCCACGAAAGCGTCGTGGATGCCAAATCCAATGCCAAGCAAATGGGCGTGACCGCCAAATATGTTACAGGTACTGCTGAAAAATGGCTGGAAACGTGGAGCAACGAAGGTTTTGTACCGGATGTTTTAACGGTCGATCCGCCTCGCACGGGACTTGGCGACTCGTTATTGAAAACGATCTTGAAAGTTAAACCGAAGCGTTTCGTCTATACGTCATGCAACCCTTCTACATTGGCTAAAGACTTGCAGCAATTGACCCAAATTTACCGCATTGAATATATTC
- a CDS encoding TIGR01777 family oxidoreductase, translating into MKIAITGGTGFVGKELTRLLHMQGWEIYILTRHPKQSSLGITYVEWLTERAAPEKQLEGIDAFVNLAGASINAGRWSDKQKKEIYDSRITATNEVLRILKALEKKPEALVNASAVGIYPNSDSYTYTETSTNFGDDFLAKTVFDWERLADQAKELGIRVAYGRFGIILGKDDGALPLMALPYKLFGGGTVGSGKQWLSWVHVYDVARAIQFAIETKTLEGPFNVTAPNPQRMKEFGKELAKALGRPHWIPVPSFALETALGEKSRLVLEGQRVLPVVLQQHGFEFTFPHLQSALADLYK; encoded by the coding sequence ATGAAGATAGCAATTACAGGCGGTACAGGGTTTGTTGGCAAGGAATTGACGAGGTTGTTGCATATGCAGGGATGGGAAATCTATATCTTAACGAGGCATCCGAAACAATCGTCGTTGGGCATTACGTATGTCGAGTGGCTGACAGAGCGAGCCGCCCCGGAAAAGCAACTAGAAGGTATAGATGCATTTGTTAATTTAGCAGGAGCTTCGATCAACGCTGGGAGATGGAGCGACAAACAGAAAAAAGAAATCTACGACAGCCGGATAACTGCCACTAACGAAGTACTGCGGATCTTAAAAGCCCTTGAGAAAAAACCTGAAGCGCTGGTCAATGCAAGCGCAGTCGGCATCTACCCCAATTCGGATTCTTATACTTATACAGAAACATCTACAAATTTCGGAGATGATTTTTTGGCAAAGACTGTGTTTGACTGGGAACGTCTTGCAGATCAGGCAAAAGAACTTGGCATCCGGGTGGCCTATGGCAGATTCGGCATTATCCTCGGAAAAGACGACGGCGCATTGCCGCTTATGGCTCTGCCATACAAATTATTTGGTGGCGGCACTGTGGGTTCAGGCAAACAATGGCTGTCCTGGGTCCATGTTTACGATGTCGCCCGCGCCATTCAATTCGCCATTGAAACAAAAACGCTTGAAGGCCCATTCAACGTTACGGCTCCCAATCCGCAGCGCATGAAAGAATTTGGCAAAGAACTCGCCAAAGCGCTTGGCCGTCCCCACTGGATTCCAGTTCCTTCTTTTGCCCTCGAGACGGCTTTAGGTGAGAAAAGCCGTCTAGTGTTGGAAGGACAGCGTGTGCTTCCCGTCGTCTTGCAGCAGCACGGCTTTGAATTCACCTTTCCACATTTGCAATCGGCACTGGCTGATCTTTACAAATGA
- the recX gene encoding recombination regulator RecX, whose translation MPIITKISQGKNNPERYNIFFEEKFAFSVDEAVLVKYQLTKGKELDQWTIEEMVFEDQVRKAFNAALHYLGFRMRSEGEVRTKLKEKEYGNAVIDEAVKKLYELKFLDDRAFSEALMRTQMRSGKKGPRAIQQDMQKKGIDKQMQKDVLDSYSEEEQLEIAKGLAEKIAAKEQKKTPNQIKQKINDFLMRKGYARSVIQLAVEGLDLEKDDEQWTDSVKEQGDKLWRKHSSKLTGYDLKSKVKQGLYQKGFPAEVINEYLEMKEQEND comes from the coding sequence ATGCCGATTATTACAAAAATCTCCCAAGGTAAAAACAATCCCGAACGATACAATATCTTCTTTGAGGAGAAGTTTGCTTTTAGTGTGGACGAAGCGGTACTGGTCAAGTATCAGCTCACAAAAGGAAAAGAACTGGATCAATGGACCATTGAAGAAATGGTGTTCGAAGACCAGGTTCGAAAAGCGTTCAACGCAGCGCTGCACTATCTTGGCTTTCGCATGCGAAGTGAAGGGGAAGTGCGCACGAAGTTGAAAGAAAAAGAATATGGCAATGCCGTCATAGACGAAGCAGTGAAAAAATTATACGAACTAAAGTTTTTGGATGACCGTGCGTTTTCAGAAGCGCTTATGCGAACGCAAATGAGATCCGGGAAAAAAGGTCCAAGAGCGATTCAGCAAGACATGCAAAAGAAAGGAATTGACAAGCAAATGCAAAAAGATGTGTTGGATTCCTATTCAGAAGAAGAGCAATTGGAAATCGCGAAAGGTTTGGCAGAGAAAATCGCTGCGAAAGAACAAAAGAAAACACCAAACCAAATCAAGCAGAAAATCAATGATTTTTTGATGCGAAAAGGCTATGCGCGTTCAGTGATTCAGCTGGCTGTTGAAGGACTGGACTTGGAAAAAGACGATGAACAGTGGACCGACAGTGTGAAAGAGCAAGGCGATAAATTATGGAGAAAACACAGCAGTAAATTAACCGGCTATGACTTGAAATCGAAAGTTAAGCAAGGTTTATACCAAAAAGGGTTTCCTGCAGAAGTGATCAATGAATATTTAGAAATGAAGGAGCAAGAAAATGACTGA
- a CDS encoding YfhH family protein yields MTEHKRYSQMTEQELRAEIARLKEKARKAEQLGIVNEFAVLERKAIMAAAYLMDPNDFQKGEVYRIEGDPNMYFKIDYFNGRFAWGYRLGGERHLEALPISMLRPLKEGK; encoded by the coding sequence ATGACTGAACATAAGCGTTACAGCCAAATGACCGAACAAGAACTACGTGCTGAGATTGCACGCTTGAAAGAAAAAGCGAGGAAAGCGGAACAGCTCGGCATAGTCAACGAGTTTGCAGTACTGGAACGGAAGGCAATTATGGCAGCCGCCTATTTGATGGACCCGAACGATTTTCAAAAAGGTGAAGTATACCGGATCGAAGGCGACCCGAACATGTATTTCAAAATAGATTATTTCAACGGCCGTTTTGCATGGGGATATCGCCTCGGCGGCGAGAGGCATTTAGAAGCCTTGCCCATTTCCATGCTGCGTCCATTAAAAGAAGGGAAGTAA
- a CDS encoding YfhJ family protein: protein MKETIEELIAELRDKNQNLSEEKARVWIELLVSDFEASYAKAGYDYQGSAVVEKVIRQWIQSYGDKIHEFASSNPKYAHLLSEQEN, encoded by the coding sequence ATGAAAGAAACGATTGAAGAATTGATTGCGGAATTGCGTGATAAGAATCAGAATTTATCAGAAGAAAAAGCAAGAGTGTGGATAGAATTGCTTGTATCCGATTTTGAAGCCTCTTACGCGAAAGCGGGTTATGATTACCAAGGTTCAGCAGTAGTGGAAAAAGTCATTCGCCAGTGGATCCAAAGCTATGGCGATAAAATCCATGAATTTGCAAGCAGCAATCCTAAATACGCGCATTTGTTGAGCGAACAAGAAAATTAA